One stretch of Candidatus Aminicenantes bacterium DNA includes these proteins:
- a CDS encoding phosphoglucomutase/phosphomannomutase family protein has translation MIRFGTNGWRAVMGEEFTFHNVRLCVQAIANVLGRKFPGREITVIVNYDTRFLSERYAAEAAKVLSHNRIQVLLAERDSPTQAQAFQIIRRGAQGGINFTASFNPPQYNGLKYNTETGAPALPDETGAIETEIKSLEKGFDFFPRYPRSEAIQRIDLRADYLRSLPDKIDFEAIRASGLKIGVDLLYGTSREYLDEILEDNGIPVEEIHGFIDPYFGGIAPSCTEENLAELAALVREKNCDLGLATDADGDRFGIVDHEGTVVIQNLVLAMLLQYLVTKRGWHGGVARSVATTHLIDRIARPHDLPIFRTPVGFKFIADLLLKGEIMFGGEESAALGLRDHLPEKDGIIAGLLVAEMVAKSGRSLAELLQDLYKEYGERIGVQKSLPLTPGREKALRKLAKSPPSKLAGRYIVNTETIDGVKFDFADDDWLLIRFSGTEPLVRCYAEAGSRKDLRELLKAGLDKIG, from the coding sequence GTCAACTACGACACCCGCTTCCTGTCCGAGCGCTACGCGGCCGAAGCGGCCAAGGTCCTGTCGCACAACCGGATCCAGGTTCTGCTGGCGGAGCGCGATTCGCCCACCCAGGCCCAAGCTTTTCAGATCATCCGCCGCGGCGCCCAGGGCGGGATCAATTTTACCGCCTCCTTCAACCCCCCCCAGTACAACGGCCTCAAATACAATACCGAGACGGGCGCCCCGGCCCTGCCCGACGAGACCGGGGCCATCGAGACCGAGATCAAGAGCCTGGAGAAGGGGTTCGATTTCTTTCCCCGGTATCCGCGCTCCGAAGCCATCCAGCGCATCGACCTGCGGGCCGACTACCTGCGGTCTCTGCCGGACAAGATTGATTTCGAGGCTATTCGGGCCTCCGGCCTCAAGATCGGGGTCGACCTTCTCTACGGCACGAGCCGCGAATACCTGGACGAGATCCTCGAGGACAACGGGATCCCCGTCGAGGAGATCCACGGCTTCATTGATCCCTATTTCGGCGGCATCGCCCCGTCCTGCACCGAGGAGAACCTGGCCGAGCTGGCCGCTTTGGTGCGGGAGAAGAACTGCGATCTGGGGCTGGCCACGGACGCGGACGGCGATCGCTTCGGCATCGTCGACCACGAGGGGACCGTGGTCATCCAAAACCTCGTCCTGGCGATGCTCCTGCAATACCTGGTGACCAAGCGCGGCTGGCACGGCGGGGTGGCCCGGTCGGTGGCCACCACCCACCTCATCGACCGCATCGCCCGGCCGCACGACCTGCCCATCTTCCGAACCCCGGTCGGATTCAAGTTCATCGCCGACCTCTTGCTCAAGGGCGAAATCATGTTCGGCGGCGAGGAGAGCGCGGCCCTGGGCCTGCGCGATCATCTGCCGGAAAAAGACGGGATCATTGCGGGACTGCTCGTGGCCGAGATGGTGGCCAAATCGGGCCGCAGCCTGGCCGAGCTGCTGCAGGACCTCTACAAGGAGTACGGGGAGCGGATCGGCGTCCAGAAGAGCCTGCCCTTGACCCCCGGCCGGGAGAAAGCTTTGCGCAAGCTGGCCAAATCCCCCCCTTCCAAGCTGGCCGGCCGCTATATCGTCAACACCGAGACTATCGACGGCGTCAAGTTCGATTTCGCCGACGATGACTGGCTCTTGATCCGCTTCTCCGGCACGGAGCCGCTGGTGCGCTGCTACGCCGAGGCGGGCTCGCGCAAGGATCTGCGCGAGCTGCTCAAGGCCGGCCTGGACAAGATCGGATGA
- a CDS encoding septum formation initiator family protein, which translates to MTPERTKEERRIPRAASIAATAVAFLLFVLLVSTVFGKKGLLEIAKARRTYAELETEIRGLQEKKARLEKEIAALDADPKAVEREAREKLWLMKPDEKVLIKKKG; encoded by the coding sequence ATGACGCCGGAACGGACGAAAGAGGAGCGCCGGATTCCACGGGCGGCCTCAATCGCCGCCACCGCGGTGGCGTTCCTCCTTTTCGTGCTGCTCGTCTCCACCGTCTTCGGCAAGAAAGGCCTGCTGGAGATCGCCAAGGCCCGCCGGACCTATGCCGAGCTGGAGACGGAGATACGCGGGCTCCAGGAAAAGAAGGCCCGGCTGGAGAAGGAAATCGCCGCCCTGGACGCCGACCCCAAGGCCGTCGAGCGCGAAGCTCGGGAGAAGCTCTGGCTGATGAAGCCGGACGAGAAGGTCCTGATAAAAAAGAAGGGTTAA
- the sppA gene encoding signal peptide peptidase SppA, whose product MKKGRSVLLLVLIFAGLILAAAVSWVFMTLRSEPVVPEAAVLEIRVEGPLAEFADPGALAALFAGRPQSMLDIWNGLRLARADRRVTGVLLRLGLLDCDWAKCAEIRDAVLDFRRSGKKAVAYFEDAPLATKEYYIATACDRIVLHPLGGLGITGLGGQVPFFKNALDKLGIRAEIEHIEEYKTAYNQFTEKGFTPAHREMTESLLADQFDHFLKDVAAARGKSEPEIRALVDRALFRGEDAVRAGLVDECLYEDQVRALFGRQGRPAVLIPISRYSRISPSSVGLGRGRRLALLYAVGPIHGGESLAGTIGSDTLGRWLREAREDSAIAAVVLRVDSPGGAAVASDVIAREVELTRAVKPIVVSMSDVAGSGGYWIAMGASRIVAQPQTLTGSIGVLAGKIDASGLLAKLGIGSETVRFGRFADLYSPFRPATAEERVLLKADIRWIYERFVAKAAAGRHLAPEQIDRLGRGRVWTGAQAKARGLVDELGGLSKAIEIAKALAGIGPEEDVRLAVRPGRTSFLGALFGRRGADARTGLTAEMERAAGFLKMLGRNQVLAIVPF is encoded by the coding sequence ATGAAAAAAGGCCGTTCCGTCCTCCTTCTCGTCCTCATCTTCGCCGGGCTCATCCTGGCCGCAGCCGTGTCCTGGGTCTTCATGACCCTGCGGAGCGAGCCCGTCGTGCCCGAGGCCGCCGTCCTTGAAATCCGGGTCGAAGGGCCGCTGGCCGAGTTCGCCGACCCGGGGGCCCTGGCGGCCCTGTTCGCGGGCCGGCCGCAGTCCATGCTCGACATCTGGAACGGCCTTCGCCTGGCCCGCGCCGACCGCCGGGTGACGGGCGTGCTGCTGCGGCTTGGCCTTTTGGACTGCGACTGGGCCAAGTGCGCCGAGATCCGGGACGCCGTCCTGGACTTCCGCCGCTCGGGTAAAAAGGCGGTGGCTTACTTCGAGGACGCTCCGCTGGCCACCAAGGAATACTACATCGCCACGGCCTGCGACCGGATCGTCCTGCACCCCCTGGGCGGCCTGGGAATCACCGGGCTGGGCGGCCAGGTGCCTTTTTTCAAGAACGCCCTCGACAAGCTCGGCATCCGGGCCGAAATCGAGCATATCGAGGAATACAAGACCGCCTACAACCAGTTCACCGAGAAAGGCTTCACGCCGGCCCATCGGGAGATGACCGAGTCCCTGCTGGCCGATCAGTTTGATCACTTCCTGAAAGACGTCGCGGCAGCCCGGGGCAAGTCCGAGCCGGAGATCCGGGCTCTCGTCGATCGAGCTCTTTTCCGGGGCGAGGATGCGGTCCGGGCTGGCCTGGTCGACGAGTGCCTGTATGAAGATCAGGTCAGGGCGCTTTTCGGGCGCCAAGGTCGGCCCGCCGTCCTCATCCCCATTTCCCGCTACTCTCGAATCAGCCCTTCCTCGGTCGGGCTCGGCCGCGGGAGGCGGCTGGCCCTTCTTTATGCCGTTGGCCCCATCCACGGCGGAGAGAGCCTGGCCGGGACGATCGGGTCCGACACTTTGGGCCGATGGCTGCGCGAAGCCCGCGAGGACTCGGCGATCGCCGCGGTCGTCCTGCGGGTGGACAGTCCCGGCGGCGCGGCCGTGGCCTCGGACGTCATCGCCCGCGAGGTCGAGCTGACCCGGGCCGTCAAGCCCATCGTGGTTTCGATGTCGGATGTCGCGGGATCCGGAGGCTATTGGATCGCCATGGGCGCCAGCCGGATCGTGGCCCAGCCCCAGACCTTGACCGGATCGATCGGCGTCCTGGCCGGTAAGATCGACGCCTCCGGGCTTCTGGCCAAGCTCGGCATCGGCTCCGAAACCGTACGATTCGGCCGTTTCGCGGATCTCTACTCGCCTTTCCGGCCCGCCACCGCCGAGGAGCGGGTCCTGCTGAAGGCGGACATCCGTTGGATTTACGAGCGCTTCGTGGCCAAGGCCGCGGCCGGACGCCATTTAGCTCCCGAGCAGATCGACCGCCTCGGGCGGGGCCGAGTCTGGACCGGGGCCCAGGCCAAGGCCCGCGGGCTGGTCGACGAGCTGGGCGGGCTGAGCAAGGCTATCGAGATCGCCAAAGCGCTGGCCGGGATCGGCCCGGAGGAGGATGTCCGGCTCGCGGTCCGGCCCGGCCGGACTTCGTTCCTGGGGGCCCTGTTCGGCCGCCGGGGGGCGGACGCGCGGACAGGCTTGACGGCGGAAATGGAACGGGCGGCCGGGTTTCTGAAGATGCTGGGCCGCAATCAGGTGCTGGCGATCGTGCCCTTTTAA
- a CDS encoding RNA-binding protein, which translates to MSSKKLYVGNLNYKMTDEALKAVFSPYGEVTSANVLQGRGFGFVEMAASEAADEARARLNGTDLDGRKIVVNEARPQTLRTREPAS; encoded by the coding sequence ATGAGTTCGAAAAAGCTCTATGTCGGTAACCTCAACTACAAAATGACGGACGAGGCGCTTAAGGCGGTCTTCTCCCCTTACGGCGAGGTTACCTCGGCCAACGTCCTTCAGGGCCGCGGCTTCGGGTTCGTCGAGATGGCCGCTTCCGAGGCGGCCGACGAGGCCCGGGCCCGGTTGAACGGAACGGACTTGGATGGCCGCAAGATCGTCGTCAATGAAGCCCGCCCCCAGACCCTCCGGACGCGCGAGCCGGCCTCGTAA
- a CDS encoding RNA polymerase sigma factor, whose product MTEEGTAPYASAAGLAPEALEGLLRRIRQGDRDAFLLLTRAYQKKVFGLAYAFFRDREDALDLVQETFLRLFQKIETYQEGRNFEAWLLQVARNLCIDHYRKHYRKRREMECATPVDELPLAAAGAEDAVHASDLKDILSRCVERLADRQRQIFIMRHYNQLKNEEIARTLDISLGTVKSLHFKAIQNLRALMEPYMGCRT is encoded by the coding sequence ATGACCGAGGAGGGGACCGCACCGTATGCCTCAGCTGCGGGCCTTGCGCCTGAGGCGCTGGAGGGTCTCCTCCGGCGGATCCGGCAGGGCGACCGGGATGCGTTCCTCCTCCTGACCCGGGCTTATCAGAAAAAAGTCTTCGGCTTGGCCTACGCTTTTTTCCGCGACCGCGAAGACGCCCTCGACCTCGTCCAGGAGACATTCCTTAGGCTGTTCCAGAAGATCGAGACTTACCAGGAAGGCCGCAACTTCGAGGCCTGGCTGCTGCAGGTGGCGCGCAACCTCTGCATCGACCATTATCGCAAGCATTATCGGAAGCGCCGGGAGATGGAATGCGCCACCCCCGTGGACGAGCTGCCTCTGGCCGCCGCCGGGGCCGAGGATGCGGTCCACGCCTCCGACCTCAAGGACATCCTATCCCGCTGTGTCGAACGGCTGGCCGACCGCCAGCGCCAGATCTTCATCATGCGCCACTATAACCAGCTTAAAAACGAGGAGATCGCCCGCACTCTCGACATCTCCCTGGGAACCGTTAAGTCCCTTCATTTCAAGGCCATCCAGAACCTGCGGGCCCTGATGGAGCCGTACATGGGGTGCCGGACATGA
- a CDS encoding MFS transporter, with translation MTDAPAPKAKFPRTFWTANIIELFERAAYYSMASFMVIYLVENLGMRPSTATFLNATVLWGLIYFLPILSGTVADKIGFRRSLTFSFVLIALGYLIMGNLQRIWPGLIGARDAATVDFTVPVVLGVVLIGIGGSIVKPCIAGTIQKTSGQWKTLGFGIFYMVINIGSITGRSISYVIRTNFGIPAIFTYTASAFALIGLAVTALAYREPQYVPDGKADATPVKKRTMGEALLGIFIVLRNIRFVFFIIVISLFWFLYVQLYNLMPLYMRHLDPKAPMELYTLANPIMIVAFQLLITRLSKKWKPVRSILIGVGVTTTFMLLNVVPALLHGGLTKTINLGLIIPVAGIFLIGSIAAMAVGEMFASPRIYEYIGGIAPKGQEGLYLGYANLPLALASMIGGPLGGRLFEIYVKKPALAGLPVNPAPMWLIIGGIGVVSFIGLLVYDAWLKKAVKED, from the coding sequence ATGACCGACGCCCCGGCCCCCAAAGCGAAATTCCCCCGCACCTTCTGGACCGCCAACATCATCGAGCTGTTCGAGCGCGCCGCCTATTATTCGATGGCCTCTTTCATGGTCATCTATCTGGTCGAAAACTTGGGCATGCGCCCCTCCACAGCCACCTTTCTCAACGCGACCGTCCTGTGGGGCCTGATCTATTTCCTGCCGATCCTCTCGGGCACCGTGGCCGACAAGATCGGCTTCCGGCGATCCCTGACCTTTTCCTTCGTCCTGATCGCCCTGGGCTACCTCATCATGGGCAATCTCCAGAGGATCTGGCCGGGCCTGATCGGGGCGCGCGACGCGGCAACTGTCGATTTCACCGTTCCGGTCGTCCTGGGCGTCGTCCTGATCGGCATCGGCGGCTCGATCGTCAAGCCCTGCATCGCCGGCACGATTCAGAAGACCTCCGGCCAATGGAAGACGCTGGGCTTCGGCATCTTCTATATGGTCATCAACATCGGCTCGATCACCGGCCGCAGCATCTCCTACGTCATCCGGACCAACTTCGGCATCCCGGCCATTTTCACCTATACCGCCTCGGCCTTCGCCCTGATCGGGCTGGCCGTCACCGCTCTGGCCTACCGCGAACCGCAGTACGTCCCCGACGGCAAGGCGGACGCGACGCCGGTCAAGAAGCGCACGATGGGTGAAGCGCTTCTGGGCATCTTTATCGTCCTGCGCAACATCCGCTTCGTCTTCTTCATCATCGTCATCAGCCTGTTCTGGTTTCTCTATGTCCAGCTCTACAACCTGATGCCGCTCTACATGCGGCACCTGGACCCCAAAGCACCCATGGAGCTCTACACCCTGGCCAACCCGATCATGATCGTGGCCTTCCAATTGCTGATCACCCGGCTATCCAAGAAATGGAAGCCGGTCCGATCGATCCTGATCGGCGTCGGGGTGACGACGACCTTCATGCTCCTCAACGTGGTCCCCGCCCTCCTGCACGGCGGGCTGACCAAGACGATCAACCTGGGCTTGATCATTCCCGTGGCCGGAATATTTCTGATCGGATCCATCGCCGCGATGGCCGTCGGCGAGATGTTCGCCTCGCCCCGCATCTACGAATACATAGGGGGGATCGCCCCGAAGGGCCAGGAAGGCCTCTATCTGGGCTATGCGAACCTGCCGCTCGCTCTGGCCAGCATGATCGGCGGACCGCTGGGCGGCCGCCTGTTCGAGATCTACGTCAAGAAGCCGGCCCTGGCGGGCCTGCCGGTCAACCCGGCCCCTATGTGGCTCATCATCGGCGGCATCGGGGTGGTCTCGTTCATCGGGTTGCTGGTATACGACGCCTGGCTGAAGAAGGCCGTCAAAGAAGACTGA